Proteins encoded together in one Kingella oralis window:
- a CDS encoding porin family protein: MKYLPFLLLTVTFYTQAAPVATPLNPVADLTEEQIQQTERQNQQKQAAQNGEKTSVSMTEEELLQRPDLLKNALDTANAQHNIENIRFLLPLYRRLPAEQQDSVLARYSEGLVWLADDKHEAAEKLFNEILAEHPDYAPVRLQLALSQSQNGKQREAANELKTLKQTPDLPAPVAQYIDQFDAHLQKSKAWQFNANAYYLQDSNVGRTPEQRTYGYWRFAEPKSAHGVGYELSAQKTTPIKGHWAARVNASAYGKFYWDAHDYDDLVTRLEAGPVWRDAKQEVSLLPFYEKRWYGGKAYSYTTGGLMRYSRVLSPKWQVFTAWQSGYKKHDKRTFLDGASHLGTVSLLYRTSPYQYFVVSWGGGENSAKDKSEAYRFGNLGLGWNRQWGSQHSLTTSLHGSVQKRKYRAEDFFNIKRNEKEYFTRLSLSHKKLAWRGFEPRLNWTWSHVDSNHFYYKYDNHRVFLDVSKQFK; the protein is encoded by the coding sequence ATGAAATATCTGCCTTTTTTATTGCTGACTGTAACCTTTTACACCCAAGCCGCGCCCGTTGCTACGCCGCTTAATCCCGTGGCGGATTTAACCGAGGAACAAATCCAGCAAACCGAACGCCAAAATCAGCAAAAGCAAGCGGCGCAAAATGGTGAAAAAACATCGGTTTCCATGACAGAAGAAGAGCTGTTGCAACGCCCTGATTTGCTCAAAAACGCGCTGGACACGGCAAATGCGCAGCACAATATTGAAAACATTCGTTTTTTGCTGCCGTTGTATCGCAGGCTGCCTGCCGAGCAGCAGGATTCTGTGCTGGCGCGCTATTCGGAAGGGCTGGTGTGGCTGGCGGATGATAAGCATGAGGCGGCGGAGAAATTATTTAACGAAATTTTGGCGGAACATCCTGATTACGCGCCTGTGCGCTTGCAGTTGGCGTTGAGCCAGTCACAAAACGGCAAGCAGCGCGAGGCGGCAAATGAATTGAAAACCTTGAAGCAAACGCCTGATTTGCCTGCGCCTGTGGCGCAATATATTGACCAGTTTGACGCGCATTTGCAAAAAAGCAAGGCGTGGCAGTTCAACGCCAATGCGTATTATCTGCAAGACAGCAATGTGGGGCGCACGCCCGAGCAGCGCACTTATGGCTATTGGCGTTTTGCCGAGCCTAAATCGGCGCACGGCGTGGGCTATGAGCTATCGGCGCAAAAAACCACGCCGATTAAGGGGCATTGGGCGGCGCGGGTGAATGCATCGGCGTATGGTAAGTTTTATTGGGATGCGCACGATTATGATGATTTGGTTACACGGCTGGAAGCGGGGCCTGTATGGCGCGATGCGAAGCAGGAGGTTTCGTTGTTGCCGTTTTATGAGAAACGCTGGTATGGCGGCAAGGCTTATTCCTACACAACGGGCGGATTGATGCGTTATTCGCGTGTGTTGTCGCCCAAATGGCAGGTGTTTACGGCGTGGCAGTCGGGCTATAAAAAGCATGATAAGCGCACGTTTTTAGATGGCGCATCGCATTTGGGCACGGTGTCGCTGCTGTATCGCACGTCGCCGTATCAGTATTTTGTGGTGAGCTGGGGCGGCGGGGAAAATTCGGCGAAGGATAAATCGGAGGCGTATCGCTTTGGCAATTTGGGCTTGGGCTGGAATCGGCAATGGGGCAGCCAGCATAGTTTGACCACTTCGCTGCATGGTAGCGTGCAAAAGCGTAAGTATCGCGCGGAGGATTTTTTCAATATCAAGCGCAACGAGAAGGAGTATTTCACGCGCTTGTCGCTGTCGCATAAAAAGCTGGCGTGGCGCGGGTTTGAGCCGCGTTTGAACTGGACGTGGTCGCACGTGGACAGCAACCATTTTTATTATAAGTATGACAATCATCGGGTGTTTTTGGATGTGTCTAAGCAGTTTAAATAA
- a CDS encoding methyltransferase has protein sequence MNYRNESTQSPPRDFVFVAEASASRIIQAARQSIATVWRGDFHNAKQVLAAIKKRVKPKPQAKTETDADPATAFHKHRLAQSQASRLANALCVEIGAGFALDLPRAPNVQAALCDVYGVENTEPFVLPLAQLLGFIGAHEWHKKGVTIPELGGVIHVPFGVFSPIRGEYLSLIAQAKLPANAHTALDVGTGSGVIAALLAQRGVAHIIATDTNPRAIACAQANIARLGFAPQINVLQQDLFGEHTADLIVCNPPWLPAKPTSAVETALYDLKHAMLHAFLRGAAAHLAQGGQVWLVMSNLAELLGLRGAHDLANWFAQYGWRVVGSLKTTPQHRKASDRSDPLAFARQREITTLYILERA, from the coding sequence ATGAACTACCGCAACGAATCCACCCAATCCCCGCCGCGCGATTTTGTCTTCGTCGCCGAAGCCTCCGCCAGCCGCATCATTCAGGCTGCCCGGCAAAGCATCGCCACCGTGTGGCGCGGTGATTTTCACAACGCCAAGCAAGTGCTGGCGGCAATCAAAAAGCGCGTGAAACCCAAGCCGCAAGCCAAAACAGAAACGGATGCCGACCCCGCCACCGCATTCCACAAACACCGCCTTGCCCAATCGCAAGCCAGCCGTTTAGCCAATGCCTTGTGCGTGGAAATTGGTGCGGGCTTTGCGCTGGATTTGCCGCGCGCACCCAACGTTCAGGCTGCCTTGTGCGATGTGTATGGCGTTGAAAACACAGAGCCTTTTGTTTTGCCGCTGGCGCAACTGCTCGGCTTTATCGGCGCGCACGAGTGGCACAAAAAAGGCGTAACCATTCCCGAATTGGGCGGCGTGATTCATGTGCCGTTTGGCGTGTTTTCGCCCATTCGCGGCGAATATTTATCGCTGATTGCCCAAGCCAAGCTGCCCGCAAACGCCCACACCGCGCTGGATGTTGGCACGGGCAGCGGCGTGATTGCCGCCTTGCTCGCCCAGCGCGGCGTGGCACATATCATCGCCACCGACACCAATCCCCGCGCCATCGCCTGCGCCCAAGCCAATATCGCGCGGCTGGGGTTTGCACCACAAATCAACGTGTTGCAACAAGATTTGTTTGGCGAACACACGGCAGATTTAATCGTTTGCAACCCGCCGTGGCTGCCCGCCAAGCCCACCTCCGCCGTAGAAACCGCGCTATACGACCTCAAGCACGCCATGCTGCACGCCTTTTTGCGCGGCGCGGCGGCACATTTGGCGCAGGGCGGGCAAGTGTGGCTGGTGATGTCCAACCTTGCCGAGTTGCTCGGCTTGCGCGGCGCACACGATTTGGCAAACTGGTTCGCGCAATACGGCTGGCGCGTGGTAGGCAGCCTGAAAACCACGCCGCAGCATCGCAAAGCCAGCGATCGCAGCGACCCGCTCGCTTTTGCCCGCCAGCGCGAAATCACCACGCTCTACATCTTGGAGCGCGCATGA
- the pseG gene encoding UDP-2,4-diacetamido-2,4,6-trideoxy-beta-L-altropyranose hydrolase, whose product MHFLIRADASLQIGSGHIMRCLTLAHKLRQQHHRITFITRAHQGHLADTIRQQGFDCILLPLPNSATPFSPPQRQPCPFVQIFDLGIKGYAAAQRARLKTQAPPHAAWLATSQAQDLADCTPHIRALAPDWIICDHYALSAPWHTAARAISRSKIMVIDDLHDRPHDADLLLDQNHAHTAHDYAPLVPPSCHILAGTRYALLRDEFAQHRATSLQRHAALRQPETQLPQNQNTQTILINLGGVDKDNYTLAVLHALSDYVSGSLKTHSHQPPPIRATIIMGATAPHLASVQRYAATAPYPSQVIANAPNMAEFMTQATWAIGAAGSTSWERCALGVPTLLLTIADNQRPIAAQLQSAGAALALEANQIPRPTFQAALAHLMQPENQHRISQAAAQLCDARGAERVAQHLAQITTAPQAQLRPATAADCHLIHTWRNHPSIRRMMFHPDPIPLPQHQTWFAAQLINPNFKMYIYTLGNTPQGYGSLKRIAPNEYEWGFYLAPSCPRGNGSILCNLLLQRAFGDLGATIVHGQALRHNTASLALHRKLNFKQPENSLHDDNVVQFELHASEAWQ is encoded by the coding sequence ATGCACTTCCTTATCCGCGCAGACGCATCGCTGCAAATCGGCAGCGGGCACATCATGCGCTGCCTCACCCTCGCCCACAAACTGCGCCAACAGCACCACCGCATCACATTCATCACCCGCGCCCATCAAGGACACCTTGCCGATACCATCCGCCAGCAAGGCTTTGACTGCATCCTGCTGCCCCTGCCCAACAGCGCAACCCCGTTCTCCCCCCCCCAAAGGCAGCCTTGCCCCTTTGTCCAAATCTTTGATTTGGGTATCAAGGGGTATGCCGCAGCGCAACGCGCAAGACTGAAAACACAAGCCCCCCCCCACGCCGCATGGCTCGCCACCAGCCAAGCGCAAGACCTTGCCGACTGCACCCCCCACATCCGCGCCCTCGCCCCCGACTGGATAATCTGCGACCACTACGCCCTATCCGCCCCGTGGCACACCGCCGCCCGCGCCATCAGCCGCAGCAAAATCATGGTCATCGACGACCTGCACGACCGCCCACACGATGCCGACCTGCTGCTGGACCAAAACCACGCCCACACCGCCCACGACTACGCCCCACTCGTCCCCCCAAGCTGCCACATCCTAGCAGGCACACGCTACGCCCTATTGCGCGACGAGTTCGCCCAACACCGCGCCACCAGCTTGCAACGCCACGCCGCATTGAGGCAGCCTGAAACCCAGTTGCCACAAAACCAAAACACCCAAACCATCCTCATCAACCTCGGCGGCGTGGACAAAGACAACTACACCCTCGCCGTGCTGCACGCCCTGTCCGATTACGTTTCAGGCAGCCTGAAAACCCATTCTCACCAACCGCCCCCCATCCGCGCCACCATCATCATGGGCGCCACCGCCCCCCACCTCGCCAGCGTGCAACGCTACGCCGCCACCGCCCCCTATCCCAGCCAAGTCATCGCCAACGCCCCCAACATGGCAGAATTCATGACCCAAGCCACATGGGCTATTGGCGCAGCAGGCAGCACCTCATGGGAACGCTGCGCCCTCGGCGTGCCCACCCTGCTCCTCACCATCGCCGACAACCAACGCCCCATCGCCGCCCAACTGCAAAGCGCAGGCGCAGCCCTCGCCCTAGAAGCCAACCAAATCCCCCGACCCACCTTCCAAGCCGCCCTCGCCCACCTGATGCAGCCTGAAAATCAACACCGCATCAGCCAAGCCGCCGCCCAACTGTGCGATGCCCGCGGCGCAGAACGCGTCGCCCAACACCTCGCCCAAATCACCACCGCCCCCCAAGCCCAACTGCGCCCCGCCACCGCTGCCGACTGCCACCTCATCCACACATGGCGCAACCACCCCAGCATCCGCCGCATGATGTTCCACCCCGACCCCATCCCCCTGCCCCAACACCAAACATGGTTCGCCGCGCAGCTCATCAACCCTAACTTCAAAATGTACATTTACACGCTGGGCAACACCCCACAAGGCTACGGCAGCCTGAAACGCATCGCCCCAAACGAATACGAATGGGGCTTCTACCTTGCCCCAAGCTGCCCGCGCGGCAACGGCAGTATCCTGTGCAACCTACTATTGCAACGCGCCTTTGGCGACCTTGGCGCAACCATCGTTCACGGGCAAGCCCTGCGCCACAACACCGCAAGCCTCGCCCTGCACCGCAAACTCAATTTCAAGCAGCCTGAAAACAGCCTGCACGACGACAACGTTGTCCAGTTTGAACTACACGCCAGCGAGGCTTGGCAATAA
- a CDS encoding peptidoglycan D,D-transpeptidase FtsI family protein, protein MAKKEETKRQVVEGNKRLSWLMLAIGGAFCVLVGHSFRVQAQHHSELSKFSENRVVRSIKSPALRGTITDRNGAILAVSRYLKVATFNPKAIYAPKRQGDEINWNAISNEQFAKLAAILRLPENEVRRKLQERSSQYVQFKTELSLEEADALKALNIPSLRFEERTERAYPTGNLFSHIVGFANDKGEGLEGLERVANQRLTGEDGRQVVLRDRHNNIVELIDSPENAAAKSGETLVLSVDQDLQQLAHDQLAATLKNFNAKAGGVVVLDAQTGEILAMTSLPDYDANYYQEYPATSLRNFAVSETMEPGSVMKPFIIAKALDDGKIGRNSTFNTRPYAIGDKTIRDTHDYPSLTTQGILQKSSNVGTSHIAALYDNQSLYQHFSDVGFGRKTGSGVSGEQNKAIKPADKWSKLDRAVMSYGYAITANLLQMAQGYTIFTAGGKLMPATIYKQTQTPKGTQVIKPETAKQMREMMVSITRKGGTGQDGAVPGYDVAAKTGTARKASAGGYADKYRASFVGFAPAQNPRLIVAVSIDEPRGKGYYGGTVAGPAFREIMAGGLKKLGVKPTYVNTEPAANVAKKR, encoded by the coding sequence ATGGCAAAAAAAGAAGAAACCAAACGCCAAGTGGTTGAGGGGAATAAACGCCTTTCATGGTTGATGCTGGCGATTGGCGGCGCGTTTTGCGTGCTGGTGGGGCATAGCTTTCGCGTGCAAGCGCAGCATCATAGCGAATTGAGCAAATTCAGCGAAAACCGCGTGGTTCGTAGCATCAAAAGCCCTGCGCTGCGCGGCACGATTACCGACCGCAACGGGGCGATTTTGGCGGTGAGCCGTTATTTGAAAGTGGCAACGTTTAACCCCAAAGCGATTTACGCGCCCAAACGCCAAGGCGATGAGATTAACTGGAACGCCATCAGCAATGAACAGTTTGCCAAGCTGGCGGCGATTTTAAGGCTGCCTGAAAACGAAGTGCGCCGGAAATTGCAAGAACGCTCCAGCCAATATGTGCAGTTTAAAACCGAGCTTTCGCTGGAAGAAGCCGACGCGCTCAAAGCGTTGAATATTCCTTCTTTGCGCTTTGAAGAACGCACCGAACGCGCCTATCCCACAGGCAATCTGTTTTCGCACATTGTCGGCTTTGCCAACGATAAAGGCGAAGGCTTGGAGGGTCTGGAACGCGTGGCAAATCAGCGTTTAACGGGCGAAGACGGGCGGCAAGTAGTCTTGCGCGACCGCCACAACAATATTGTGGAACTGATTGATTCGCCCGAAAACGCGGCGGCAAAATCAGGCGAAACGTTGGTGTTGTCCGTTGACCAAGATTTGCAGCAATTGGCTCACGACCAACTGGCGGCAACGTTGAAAAACTTTAATGCCAAAGCGGGCGGTGTGGTGGTTTTGGATGCGCAAACGGGCGAGATTTTGGCGATGACCAGCTTGCCTGATTACGATGCCAATTATTACCAAGAATACCCCGCCACCAGCTTGCGCAACTTCGCCGTGAGCGAAACGATGGAGCCTGGTTCGGTGATGAAGCCTTTTATCATCGCCAAAGCTTTGGACGACGGCAAAATCGGGCGCAACAGCACTTTCAACACGCGCCCTTATGCGATTGGCGATAAAACCATCCGCGATACGCACGACTACCCTTCGCTCACCACGCAAGGCATTTTGCAAAAATCGTCTAACGTGGGCACCAGCCACATCGCCGCGCTGTATGACAACCAAAGTTTGTATCAGCATTTTTCCGATGTGGGCTTTGGGCGCAAAACAGGCTCGGGCGTAAGCGGCGAGCAAAACAAAGCGATTAAACCCGCCGACAAATGGAGCAAACTGGATCGCGCCGTGATGTCTTACGGCTACGCGATTACCGCGAACTTGCTGCAAATGGCACAGGGCTACACCATTTTCACCGCAGGCGGCAAATTGATGCCTGCCACCATCTACAAGCAAACGCAAACGCCCAAAGGCACGCAAGTCATCAAACCCGAAACCGCCAAACAAATGCGCGAAATGATGGTGAGCATCACGCGCAAGGGCGGCACGGGGCAAGACGGCGCAGTGCCGGGCTATGATGTCGCCGCCAAAACAGGCACGGCGCGCAAAGCCAGCGCAGGCGGTTATGCCGACAAATACCGCGCCAGCTTCGTGGGCTTCGCGCCCGCGCAAAATCCGCGTTTGATTGTGGCGGTGAGCATCGACGAGCCGCGCGGCAAAGGCTATTACGGCGGCACGGTGGCGGGGCCTGCGTTCCGCGAGATTATGGCGGGCGGGCTGAAAAAATTAGGCGTGAAACCCACTTATGTGAACACCGAACCCGCAGCCAACGTTGCCAAAAAACGATAG
- the pseF gene encoding pseudaminic acid cytidylyltransferase, with the protein MPLCIIPARGGSKRIPRKNIKPFNGKPMIAHSIAAAQRAGCFAQIIVSTDDPEIAAIAQQYGASVPFTRPRELANDYATTGAVIAYAVQWMQQHGWQGNAACCLYATAPFVQPHDLQQGLTALAQAHADYAFSITSFPFPIQRALKLREHNQVAMFQPENFAVRSQDLEAAWHDAGQFYWGTTAAWLAQKPIFNSHSIGIKIPRHRVQDIDTPEDWTRAEILYRVLQEQASE; encoded by the coding sequence ATGCCCCTCTGCATCATCCCCGCCCGCGGCGGCAGCAAACGCATCCCCCGCAAAAACATCAAACCTTTCAACGGCAAACCCATGATTGCCCACAGCATCGCCGCTGCCCAGCGCGCAGGCTGCTTTGCGCAAATCATCGTCTCCACCGACGACCCCGAAATCGCCGCCATCGCCCAGCAATACGGCGCAAGCGTCCCGTTCACGCGCCCGCGCGAACTCGCCAACGACTATGCCACCACAGGCGCAGTCATCGCCTACGCCGTGCAATGGATGCAGCAACACGGCTGGCAAGGCAACGCCGCCTGCTGCCTTTACGCCACCGCGCCCTTTGTGCAACCCCATGATTTGCAACAAGGTTTAACTGCACTCGCCCAAGCCCATGCCGACTACGCATTCAGCATCACTAGCTTCCCCTTCCCCATCCAACGCGCCCTCAAACTGCGCGAACACAACCAAGTTGCCATGTTCCAGCCCGAAAACTTCGCCGTCCGCAGCCAAGACCTAGAAGCCGCATGGCACGACGCAGGGCAGTTCTACTGGGGCACAACCGCCGCGTGGCTCGCGCAAAAACCCATTTTCAACAGCCACAGCATCGGCATCAAAATCCCCCGCCACCGCGTGCAAGACATTGACACACCCGAAGATTGGACACGCGCCGAAATTTTGTATCGCGTGCTGCAAGAGCAAGCAAGCGAATAA
- the mraZ gene encoding division/cell wall cluster transcriptional repressor MraZ has translation MFRGSHELTLDNKGRLAIPAKFRDALSRDFDTQRIVATLDSRDRLLFYPEGEWEKVEQQLLSLNVKGKPNLQLYQNLLLHNAETLELDSAGRVLLPQNLRRLVNFDKDVMLVGRVNRLELWGLEQKMAETEKALSIDPDELDFDLSQTDLQL, from the coding sequence ATGTTTCGCGGCTCTCACGAATTAACCCTTGATAACAAAGGACGATTGGCGATTCCAGCCAAATTTCGTGATGCCCTGTCGCGCGATTTTGACACGCAACGCATCGTTGCCACGCTGGATAGCCGCGACCGTTTGCTGTTTTATCCCGAAGGCGAGTGGGAGAAAGTGGAGCAACAATTATTGTCGCTCAACGTAAAAGGCAAGCCAAATTTGCAGCTTTATCAAAATTTGCTGCTGCACAATGCGGAAACGTTGGAATTAGATAGCGCGGGGCGCGTGTTGCTGCCGCAAAATCTGCGCCGTTTGGTGAATTTTGATAAAGATGTGATGCTGGTGGGGCGCGTGAATCGTCTTGAACTTTGGGGCTTGGAACAAAAAATGGCAGAAACCGAAAAAGCCTTGTCTATTGACCCCGATGAGCTGGATTTTGATTTAAGCCAAACCGATTTACAATTATGA
- a CDS encoding cell division protein FtsL, which translates to MSKLNFILLVSVTLSALYVTDLRMGIKRQTHLYGKGQEEKIRLNQDHAELVYEQSKLSDSKQVARAAAKMNMSAPTSENTVAVGY; encoded by the coding sequence ATGTCTAAGTTAAATTTTATTTTGCTGGTTTCCGTTACGCTGTCGGCGTTGTATGTAACCGATTTGCGGATGGGAATTAAACGGCAAACGCACCTTTACGGCAAAGGGCAGGAAGAAAAAATTCGATTGAATCAAGACCATGCCGAGCTGGTTTACGAGCAAAGCAAGTTGTCTGATTCTAAACAAGTGGCGCGAGCTGCGGCAAAAATGAATATGAGCGCACCCACATCAGAGAATACGGTGGCTGTTGGTTATTAA
- the rsmH gene encoding 16S rRNA (cytosine(1402)-N(4))-methyltransferase RsmH, with amino-acid sequence MNLAAKPKSFQHITVLLNEAVDALNIQENGIYVDGTFGRGGHSRLILSKLGEKGRLVVFDKDPQAIAVARDLAAQDARVSVVHNGFSHFQAALDELGVAKIDGALFDLGISSPQIDDASRGFSFRFDAPLDMRMDTTRGQSAADWLAVASEDEINEVIKNYGEERFSRAIARAIVAQRGETPIDTTSKLAKIAAQCVRTRERGQDPATRTFQAIRIFINRELDEIQAVLPQAVERLNLGGRLAVIAFHSLEDRLVKQFIRQYATHAPLPKWAMVREADLPQPPLRAIGKAIKASAEEVAANPRARSAVLRVAERTAGRFDFQAA; translated from the coding sequence ATGAACTTAGCTGCAAAACCTAAATCATTTCAACACATAACCGTTTTATTGAATGAAGCTGTTGATGCGCTGAATATTCAAGAAAACGGTATTTATGTGGACGGCACATTTGGGCGCGGCGGGCATTCACGTTTGATTTTGTCTAAGCTGGGCGAAAAAGGGCGGTTGGTAGTGTTTGACAAAGACCCGCAAGCGATTGCGGTGGCACGAGATTTGGCGGCGCAAGATGCGCGTGTAAGCGTGGTACACAACGGCTTTTCCCATTTTCAGGCTGCCTTAGATGAACTAGGCGTGGCAAAAATTGATGGCGCGTTGTTTGATTTGGGCATTTCTTCGCCGCAAATTGACGATGCGTCGCGCGGGTTTAGCTTTCGCTTTGATGCGCCCTTGGATATGCGCATGGATACCACGCGCGGGCAATCGGCTGCCGATTGGTTGGCGGTTGCCAGCGAAGATGAAATAAACGAGGTAATCAAGAATTATGGTGAAGAGCGGTTTAGTCGCGCGATTGCGCGTGCAATTGTCGCGCAACGAGGCGAAACGCCCATTGATACAACCAGCAAGTTGGCGAAAATCGCGGCGCAATGCGTCCGTACTCGTGAGCGAGGACAAGACCCTGCAACGCGAACCTTTCAAGCCATTCGCATCTTTATTAACCGCGAGCTGGACGAAATCCAAGCGGTCTTGCCGCAAGCGGTTGAACGATTGAATTTGGGTGGGCGATTGGCGGTGATTGCGTTTCATTCGTTGGAAGATAGGCTGGTGAAGCAGTTTATCCGTCAATATGCCACTCATGCGCCGTTGCCCAAATGGGCGATGGTGCGCGAAGCGGATTTGCCGCAGCCGCCTTTGCGGGCAATCGGCAAGGCGATTAAGGCAAGCGCGGAGGAAGTAGCCGCCAATCCGCGTGCGCGTTCTGCGGTGCTTCGTGTGGCAGAGCGCACGGCGGGGCGATTTGATTTTCAGGCTGCCTAA
- a CDS encoding class I SAM-dependent methyltransferase has translation MSSTQIPHLDSNQQQASDALTQIIAAEIARQGAIPFSRFMELALYAPQYGYYTGGAHKIGAAGDFVTAPTLSPLFGQTLARQLTPLLPQTAGNVYEFGAGTGALAATLLDALSGCLNTYYIVELSPELAARQREYIQQHAPDLAHKVKHLTALPCSFDGIIIGNEVLDAMPSERVCRHENGDFSRVCVGYEAGRFALRYQSLLDPDLFQAALNYFPEPECLQHAGDYTSELHPTQHAFIRTLAQKLTRGAMIWLDYGFDAAQYYHPERSDGTLIGHHRHHTIHDPFYRVGLTDLTVHVNFSDIAEAGCAAGLDLIGYTNQATFLYNLGILDLLVAQFPETDTPSYFQAAQAVNTLTAQHEMGELFKVMAFGRGVEVDWPGFARGDMCHKL, from the coding sequence ATGAGTTCAACACAAATCCCACATTTGGATAGCAATCAACAGCAAGCCAGCGATGCGCTCACGCAAATCATCGCTGCCGAGATTGCCCGGCAGGGCGCCATCCCGTTTTCGCGCTTTATGGAGCTTGCGCTTTACGCGCCGCAATATGGTTATTACACGGGCGGGGCGCATAAGATTGGCGCGGCGGGCGATTTTGTTACCGCGCCCACGTTGTCGCCGTTGTTTGGGCAAACTCTGGCGCGGCAACTGACGCCGCTGCTGCCGCAAACGGCGGGCAATGTGTATGAATTCGGCGCGGGCACGGGCGCGTTGGCGGCAACCTTGCTGGATGCGCTTTCAGGCTGCCTGAACACTTATTATATTGTGGAGCTGTCGCCCGAATTGGCGGCGCGGCAACGCGAATACATCCAGCAACACGCGCCCGATTTGGCGCATAAAGTGAAGCACTTAACCGCCCTGCCCTGTTCTTTTGACGGCATCATCATCGGCAACGAGGTGTTGGATGCGATGCCGAGCGAGCGCGTTTGCCGCCACGAAAACGGCGATTTTTCGCGCGTGTGTGTGGGCTATGAAGCGGGGCGGTTTGCGCTGCGTTATCAATCGTTGCTTGACCCCGACCTTTTTCAGGCTGCCTTAAATTATTTTCCCGAGCCTGAATGCCTGCAACACGCGGGCGATTACACCAGCGAGCTGCATCCTACGCAACACGCCTTTATCCGCACGCTGGCGCAAAAGCTCACGCGCGGCGCGATGATTTGGCTGGATTATGGCTTTGATGCGGCGCAGTATTACCACCCCGAGCGCAGCGACGGCACGCTGATTGGGCATCATCGCCACCACACCATCCACGACCCGTTTTACCGCGTGGGGCTCACCGATTTAACGGTGCACGTTAATTTTAGCGACATCGCCGAGGCGGGCTGCGCAGCGGGTTTGGATTTAATTGGCTACACCAACCAAGCCACTTTTTTATACAATTTGGGCATTTTGGACTTGCTCGTGGCGCAGTTCCCCGAAACCGACACGCCCAGCTATTTTCAGGCTGCCCAAGCGGTCAATACGCTCACTGCGCAGCATGAGATGGGCGAATTGTTTAAAGTGATGGCTTTTGGCAGGGGCGTGGAAGTGGATTGGCCGGGGTTTGCGCGAGGGGATATGTGCCATAAGCTGTGA
- a CDS encoding Slam-dependent surface lipoprotein — protein sequence MRFGAYADFNHNNNPDSNPSYTFALGSVTPVADVPTSGTATYNGLAVGSVIGGGAFQEGTSTFNVDFGAKKLDGSVTIGAFNPIPLTANINGNQFSGTSAEGVHTDGRFYGPQAAEMGGVFNGEVPAPVGGGTFKWIGSFGAKK from the coding sequence ATGCGTTTTGGTGCATATGCTGATTTCAACCACAACAACAATCCCGATTCAAACCCATCTTATACGTTTGCATTGGGTAGTGTAACGCCTGTTGCCGATGTTCCCACATCAGGCACAGCTACTTACAATGGTTTGGCAGTAGGTAGCGTAATTGGTGGTGGTGCATTCCAAGAAGGTACATCAACATTTAATGTGGATTTTGGCGCGAAAAAACTAGATGGTTCAGTTACTATTGGCGCTTTCAATCCTATTCCTTTAACTGCTAATATCAACGGCAACCAATTCTCTGGTACATCAGCAGAGGGAGTTCATACCGATGGTCGCTTCTATGGTCCACAAGCAGCTGAAATGGGCGGAGTATTCAATGGAGAAGTTCCTGCACCAGTTGGTGGCGGTACTTTCAAATGGATTGGTTCATTTGGCGCGAAAAAATAA